In a single window of the Bradyrhizobium sp. ORS 285 genome:
- a CDS encoding cation transporter, whose protein sequence is MDTTAPVRRAVIAVAALNLGYFGIEFAVALAIGSVSLFADSVDFLEDASVNLLIALALRWSPTRRAQLGKVLALILLAPALAGLWTAGEKFFTPAVPAPLPLTITGLGALVVNLGCALILARVRDHQGSLTKAAFLSARNDAFANVAIIAAGLVTAFVWRSIWPDLIVGVGIALMNADAAREVWEAAHEEHKAAKA, encoded by the coding sequence ATGGATACGACAGCCCCGGTCCGCCGCGCGGTCATTGCGGTGGCAGCCCTCAATCTCGGCTATTTCGGCATCGAGTTCGCGGTGGCCTTGGCGATCGGCTCGGTGTCGCTGTTCGCCGACAGCGTTGATTTCCTCGAGGATGCCTCGGTCAATCTGCTGATCGCGCTGGCGCTGCGCTGGAGCCCGACACGTCGCGCGCAGCTCGGCAAGGTGCTGGCGCTGATCCTGCTCGCACCGGCGCTCGCGGGGCTGTGGACCGCAGGCGAGAAGTTCTTCACGCCGGCCGTGCCGGCGCCGCTGCCGCTCACCATCACCGGCCTCGGCGCGCTGGTCGTCAATCTCGGCTGCGCGCTGATCCTGGCTCGGGTCAGGGATCATCAGGGCAGCCTCACCAAGGCCGCGTTCCTCTCGGCGCGCAACGACGCCTTCGCCAACGTCGCGATCATCGCGGCCGGTCTCGTGACCGCCTTCGTCTGGCGCTCGATCTGGCCGGACCTGATCGTCGGCGTCGGCATCGCGCTGATGAATGCGGACGCGGCGCGCGAGGTGTGGGAGGCCGCGCATGAAGAGCACAAGGCGGCCAAGGCCTGA
- the mobA gene encoding molybdenum cofactor guanylyltransferase MobA, whose product MTATTSIPGVLLAGGLARRIGGGDKPMRMIGGRTLLSRVIARLQPQCDALILNANGDPARFADYGLTVVPDTVEGFPGPLAGILAGLDWVAAHRPSAQWMLSVATDCPFLPRDLVARLAEAREADQAELALAASDGQTHPVTGLWPVALRDDLRRALTGEDIRKVTRFTARYKVATVTWPVVPFDPFFNANTAEDLAEAERLAALDE is encoded by the coding sequence ATGACAGCCACGACTTCGATTCCAGGGGTCCTCCTCGCCGGCGGCCTCGCCCGGCGCATCGGTGGCGGGGACAAGCCGATGCGGATGATCGGCGGCCGCACGCTGCTGTCGCGCGTGATCGCGCGGCTGCAGCCGCAATGCGACGCGCTGATCCTCAATGCCAATGGCGATCCCGCACGGTTCGCGGATTATGGCCTCACTGTCGTGCCCGACACCGTCGAGGGATTTCCAGGTCCCCTGGCCGGCATCCTGGCCGGGCTCGACTGGGTTGCAGCGCATCGGCCGTCGGCACAGTGGATGCTGAGCGTCGCCACCGATTGCCCGTTTCTGCCGCGCGATCTGGTGGCACGGCTTGCCGAGGCGCGCGAGGCGGATCAGGCCGAGCTCGCGCTGGCGGCATCGGACGGCCAGACCCATCCCGTGACCGGCCTCTGGCCCGTCGCCCTTCGCGACGACCTCCGCCGCGCCCTGACGGGCGAGGACATCCGGAAGGTCACCCGCTTCACGGCGCGTTACAAGGTCGCGACCGTGACATGGCCGGTCGTCCCGTTCGATCCGTTCTTCAACGCCAACACCGCCGAGGATCTCGCCGAGGCGGAACGGCTGGCAGCGCTGGATGAGTGA
- a CDS encoding ABC transporter substrate-binding protein, protein MQLSSLRTAAWAAAALLVTTAAQAEISDNVVKIGVLSDMNGPASTPTGQGSVTAAQMAVDDFGGKVLDKPISVIVGDHQLKPDIGAAIARRWYDTEQVDLIVDVPVSAVGLAVQTIATEKKRLFITQSTGAADFHGKFCSPYAMQWVFDTKALATGTAKEVVKRGGDSWFFITDDYAFGHSLERDASSVVTANGGKVVGAVRPPFATPDLSSFILQAQASKAKIIGIAAGPPNNMNEIKTAAEFGLLKGGQQMAALLALITDIHSLGLPAAQGLLLTTSFYWDMDDKTREWSKRYFAKMNRMPTMWQAGVYSAVTHYLNAVKAAGSDDPLAVAAKMRETPVEDFFARNGKLRADNLMVHDLVLAQVKSPEESKYPWDYYKILATIKGEDAFGPPDPACPLIKK, encoded by the coding sequence TTGCAACTGAGCTCCTTGAGGACCGCCGCGTGGGCGGCCGCAGCGCTGCTGGTCACCACCGCCGCGCAGGCCGAGATCTCTGACAACGTCGTCAAGATCGGCGTGCTCAGCGACATGAACGGTCCGGCCTCGACGCCGACCGGACAGGGCTCGGTCACCGCGGCGCAGATGGCGGTGGATGATTTCGGCGGCAAGGTGCTGGACAAGCCGATCAGCGTCATCGTCGGCGACCATCAGCTCAAGCCCGACATTGGCGCCGCGATCGCACGGCGCTGGTACGACACCGAGCAGGTCGATCTCATCGTCGATGTCCCCGTCTCTGCCGTCGGCCTCGCGGTGCAGACCATCGCGACCGAGAAGAAGAGGCTGTTCATCACCCAGTCGACGGGTGCTGCCGATTTCCATGGCAAGTTCTGCTCGCCCTACGCGATGCAATGGGTGTTCGACACCAAGGCGCTGGCCACCGGCACGGCGAAGGAGGTCGTCAAGCGCGGCGGCGACAGCTGGTTCTTCATCACCGACGACTACGCCTTTGGCCACTCGCTGGAGCGCGACGCCTCGAGCGTCGTCACCGCCAATGGCGGCAAGGTGGTTGGCGCGGTCCGGCCGCCGTTTGCGACGCCGGATCTCTCCTCCTTCATCCTGCAGGCCCAGGCCTCCAAGGCCAAGATCATCGGCATTGCCGCCGGTCCCCCCAACAACATGAACGAGATCAAGACGGCCGCCGAGTTCGGCCTGCTCAAGGGTGGCCAGCAGATGGCGGCGCTGCTCGCGCTGATCACCGACATCCATTCGCTCGGCCTGCCCGCCGCGCAGGGCCTGCTGCTGACGACCTCGTTCTACTGGGACATGGACGACAAGACGCGGGAATGGTCGAAGCGCTATTTCGCCAAGATGAATCGGATGCCGACGATGTGGCAGGCCGGCGTCTACTCCGCCGTCACGCATTATCTCAACGCCGTCAAGGCCGCGGGAAGCGACGATCCGCTCGCGGTGGCCGCCAAGATGCGCGAGACGCCGGTCGAGGATTTCTTCGCCCGCAACGGCAAGCTCCGCGCCGACAATCTGATGGTGCACGACCTCGTGCTGGCGCAGGTCAAGTCACCGGAGGAGAGCAAATATCCGTGGGACTACTATAAGATCCTCGCGACGATCAAAGGCGAGGACGCGTTCGGCCCGCCGGATCCCGCCTGCCCGCTGATCAAGAAGTGA
- a CDS encoding site-specific integrase produces the protein MPRTCKGPRLWKRPVRRKDGRFVAASVWIIKDGGKHIATGCLAEPFGKGPPAEAERALAAYISDKYKPPRKTRDVDVIDIADVLSIYHQDSRGRQASPEKFDGRIERLNDFFGGKILGEINSALCAAYVKARGNSGGARRDLEDLRAAIGHHARENLHHAMIHVTLPEKGGPRERWLTREEAARLLWTCWRAREAQTIHRGLLKGQKIETDKRPLRHIARFLLIGLYTGTRAGAIASASPERKDGRSFVDLDRGIFYRLAQGKRATNKRQPPVPIPGRLLAHMRRWARSGGVRSHFVEWNGQPVKSVKTGFATAVRLSGLSLRDGNISPHTLRHTAATWLMQRRADPWQASGFLGMSVKVLLDTYGHHHPDYMREAAAAITSKEAKQNSSVVETVVDLEKHLEVKS, from the coding sequence ATGCCGCGTACATGCAAAGGACCTCGGCTCTGGAAGCGGCCAGTCCGCCGCAAAGATGGGAGGTTCGTTGCCGCCTCCGTCTGGATTATCAAGGACGGCGGCAAGCATATCGCCACGGGATGCCTTGCGGAGCCGTTTGGAAAAGGACCGCCGGCCGAAGCCGAGCGAGCTTTAGCGGCGTATATTTCCGACAAGTACAAGCCGCCTAGAAAGACGCGCGATGTGGACGTGATTGACATCGCCGACGTGTTGTCGATCTATCATCAGGACAGCCGCGGTCGGCAAGCTTCACCCGAAAAATTCGATGGGCGGATCGAACGGCTGAACGACTTCTTCGGCGGCAAAATATTGGGCGAGATCAATTCTGCGCTTTGCGCCGCTTATGTAAAGGCGCGCGGCAATTCCGGCGGCGCGCGGCGCGATCTAGAGGATTTGCGAGCGGCGATCGGGCATCATGCCCGTGAGAACCTTCACCATGCGATGATCCATGTGACGTTGCCGGAGAAGGGGGGACCGCGGGAGCGCTGGCTGACTCGCGAAGAAGCTGCGCGACTACTTTGGACCTGCTGGCGCGCCCGCGAGGCACAGACCATTCATCGCGGCCTTTTGAAGGGCCAGAAGATCGAGACGGACAAGCGGCCGCTACGTCATATCGCCCGTTTCCTTCTGATCGGCTTGTACACCGGTACACGCGCTGGGGCCATCGCGTCGGCTTCGCCCGAGCGCAAGGACGGCCGGTCATTTGTCGATTTAGATCGGGGGATCTTCTATCGCCTTGCCCAGGGAAAGCGAGCGACCAACAAGCGGCAGCCTCCGGTACCGATACCAGGACGACTTTTGGCGCACATGAGGCGCTGGGCACGAAGCGGCGGCGTACGTTCGCACTTCGTTGAATGGAACGGCCAGCCGGTAAAATCCGTCAAAACCGGATTTGCGACTGCGGTGCGGCTATCAGGGCTGTCGCTCAGGGACGGGAATATCTCGCCGCACACTCTGCGCCACACGGCAGCGACGTGGCTTATGCAGCGGCGCGCCGACCCCTGGCAGGCCTCTGGGTTTCTCGGAATGTCCGTTAAGGTGCTGCTCGACACATATGGCCATCACCATCCGGATTACATGCGCGAGGCCGCAGCTGCGATTACTTCAAAAGAAGCAAAGCAGAACTCATCGGTGGTTGAAACGGTGGTTGACCTAGAGAAGCATCTGGAGGTCAAGTCGTAA
- a CDS encoding IS256 family transposase, which produces MTDDMMNLRTLVEKTPDADLLREMIGFAAQRLMELEVESQTGAGYGEKTPERLAQRNGYRDRTWETRAGTVELRIPKLRKGSYFPGFLEPRRMAEKALTAVVQEAYVQGVSTRSVDDLVQAMGMTGISKSQVSRLCGEIDDKVKAFLGRPIEGDWPYLWIDATYVKVRQNGRIVSVAVIVAVGVNSDGRREVLGMDVGPSEAETFWTAFLRKLARRGLRGVKLVVSDAHEGIKATVAKVLNASWQRCRVHFMRNALAHAGKSGRRVVSAFIATAFAQDDADAAKTQWRKVADQLRPKLPKLAGFLDEAETDVLAYMTFPPQHRTKLHSTNPIERLNGEIKRRTEVVGIFPNEDAIVRLIGAILLEQNDEWAVQRARYVTLETIAPMSDDPTVSLQAIAS; this is translated from the coding sequence ATGACCGACGACATGATGAACCTGCGAACACTCGTGGAGAAGACCCCTGATGCGGATTTGTTGCGCGAGATGATCGGCTTTGCCGCCCAGCGCCTGATGGAGCTGGAGGTCGAAAGCCAGACCGGAGCAGGCTACGGCGAGAAGACCCCCGAGCGTCTGGCCCAGCGCAACGGCTACCGCGACCGGACCTGGGAGACCCGGGCCGGTACGGTCGAACTGCGTATTCCCAAGCTGCGCAAGGGCTCCTATTTCCCGGGCTTCTTAGAGCCGCGCCGGATGGCCGAGAAGGCGCTCACCGCCGTGGTCCAGGAAGCCTATGTGCAAGGCGTTTCAACCCGCTCGGTGGATGACCTGGTGCAGGCCATGGGCATGACCGGCATCTCGAAGAGCCAAGTGAGCCGGCTGTGCGGTGAGATCGATGACAAGGTGAAGGCCTTCCTCGGCCGTCCGATCGAGGGCGACTGGCCGTATCTGTGGATCGACGCCACCTACGTGAAGGTGCGCCAGAACGGGCGCATCGTGTCGGTGGCGGTGATCGTCGCAGTCGGTGTCAACAGCGACGGCCGGCGCGAGGTTCTCGGCATGGACGTCGGCCCCTCCGAAGCCGAGACGTTCTGGACCGCGTTCTTGCGCAAGCTCGCCCGCCGCGGCCTGCGCGGCGTCAAGCTCGTCGTGTCCGACGCCCACGAGGGCATCAAGGCCACCGTCGCCAAGGTGCTCAACGCCAGCTGGCAGCGCTGCCGCGTCCACTTCATGCGCAACGCGCTGGCCCATGCCGGAAAGAGCGGGCGCCGCGTGGTCTCCGCTTTCATCGCCACCGCGTTCGCCCAGGACGATGCCGATGCCGCAAAAACGCAGTGGCGCAAGGTCGCCGATCAGCTCCGCCCCAAGCTGCCCAAGCTGGCCGGCTTCCTCGACGAGGCCGAGACCGACGTACTCGCCTACATGACGTTCCCGCCCCAGCACCGGACCAAGTTGCACTCCACCAATCCGATCGAGCGTCTCAACGGAGAGATCAAGCGGCGCACCGAGGTGGTCGGCATCTTCCCAAATGAGGATGCCATCGTCCGCCTCATCGGCGCGATCCTGCTCGAACAAAACGACGAATGGGCCGTCCAGCGAGCCCGCTATGTGACACTGGAAACCATCGCACCGATGAGCGATGATCCTACCGTCAGCCTTCAGGCTATCGCCAGCTGA
- a CDS encoding OFA family MFS transporter — protein MATIESAGSLPTAQAGIFDREHTVAKAGFNRWLVPPAALCIHLCIGMAYGFSVFWLPLSRAIGVTQSQVCTDMSLVQELFTTSCDWKVASLGWMYTLFFVLLGGSAAIWGGWLERAGPRKAGAVAACCWGGGLLIAALGIYVHQLWMMWLGAGVIGGIGLGLGYISPVSTLVKWFPDRRGMATGMAIMGFGGGAMIGAPLANLLMNYFKTPTSVGVWETFVTMGLIYFVFMMIGAFAYRVAPVGWQPEGWTPPAVKKAMISEHHVHLDNAHKTPQFWLVWSVLCLNVSAGIGVIGMASPMLQEIFAGKLIGLPDVSFNQLDATQKAAIAGIAAGFAGLLSLFNIGGRFFWASLSDHIGRKATYYCFFLIGIVLYALAPTFAAMGSKLLFVGAFAIILSMYGGGFATVPAYLADLFGTQFVGAIHGRLLTAWATAGIVGPVVVNYIREFQLAAGVPRDQLYNTTMYILCAMLLAGLICNLLIKPVDDKWNMSPDEVAQYQAQLAKNESAIQHGSFGIGKGGLDTKAALFWAFVGVPLAWGVWKTLESAVKIF, from the coding sequence ATGGCAACCATTGAGAGCGCGGGCTCGCTCCCGACTGCGCAAGCGGGAATTTTCGATCGTGAACACACGGTGGCGAAAGCCGGGTTCAACCGTTGGCTGGTCCCGCCGGCTGCGCTGTGCATTCACCTGTGCATCGGCATGGCCTATGGCTTCTCGGTGTTCTGGCTGCCTCTGTCGCGCGCCATCGGCGTGACGCAGAGCCAGGTCTGCACCGATATGAGCCTGGTGCAGGAGCTGTTCACGACGAGCTGTGACTGGAAGGTCGCTAGCCTCGGCTGGATGTATACGCTGTTCTTCGTGCTGCTCGGCGGCTCGGCGGCGATTTGGGGCGGCTGGCTCGAGCGCGCCGGACCGCGCAAGGCCGGTGCCGTTGCAGCCTGCTGCTGGGGCGGTGGTCTCTTGATCGCAGCGCTCGGCATCTATGTGCACCAGCTCTGGATGATGTGGCTGGGCGCCGGCGTGATCGGCGGCATCGGCCTTGGCCTCGGCTATATCTCGCCAGTGTCCACGCTGGTGAAATGGTTCCCGGACCGTCGCGGCATGGCGACCGGCATGGCGATCATGGGCTTCGGCGGCGGCGCGATGATCGGTGCTCCGCTGGCCAACCTGCTGATGAACTATTTCAAGACCCCGACCTCGGTCGGCGTCTGGGAGACCTTCGTCACCATGGGCCTGATCTACTTCGTGTTCATGATGATCGGCGCTTTCGCCTATCGCGTCGCCCCGGTCGGCTGGCAGCCCGAAGGCTGGACGCCGCCGGCGGTGAAGAAGGCGATGATCTCGGAGCATCATGTGCATCTCGACAATGCGCATAAGACTCCGCAGTTCTGGCTGGTCTGGTCGGTGCTCTGCCTGAACGTGTCGGCGGGTATCGGCGTGATCGGCATGGCCTCGCCGATGCTGCAGGAGATCTTTGCCGGCAAGCTGATCGGCCTGCCGGACGTCAGCTTCAATCAGCTCGACGCGACGCAGAAGGCGGCGATCGCGGGCATCGCCGCGGGCTTCGCCGGCCTGTTGTCGCTGTTCAACATCGGCGGCCGGTTCTTCTGGGCCTCGCTCTCGGATCACATCGGCCGCAAGGCGACCTATTACTGCTTCTTCCTGATCGGCATCGTGCTCTACGCATTGGCGCCGACCTTCGCAGCCATGGGCTCCAAGCTGCTGTTCGTGGGCGCCTTCGCCATCATTCTCTCGATGTATGGCGGCGGCTTCGCCACGGTGCCGGCCTATCTCGCCGACCTGTTCGGCACCCAGTTCGTGGGCGCCATCCACGGCCGGTTGCTGACGGCCTGGGCGACTGCCGGCATCGTCGGTCCGGTCGTGGTCAACTACATCCGTGAGTTCCAGCTTGCCGCCGGCGTGCCGCGCGACCAGCTTTACAACACCACGATGTACATCCTCTGCGCCATGCTCCTGGCCGGCCTGATCTGCAACCTGCTGATCAAGCCTGTCGACGACAAGTGGAACATGAGCCCGGATGAGGTCGCGCAGTATCAGGCACAGCTCGCCAAGAACGAATCGGCGATCCAGCACGGCTCGTTCGGTATCGGCAAGGGCGGTCTCGACACCAAGGCTGCGCTGTTCTGGGCCTTCGTCGGCGTGCCGCTGGCCTGGGGCGTCTGGAAGACGCTGGAAAGCGCGGTCAAGATCTTCTGA
- a CDS encoding tripartite tricarboxylate transporter substrate binding protein, with translation MKLARALLFGLIVATGLAAQPAAAAYPDRPIRWLIGFAPGGPVDIVARIMAQWLSDRLGQQVVVENRTGSGGNIAAAAAINAPPDGYTLLFVAPNNAISTSLYKKLPYDFIRDTVPVASIMQLTNMLVVSNDVPAKTVKEFIDYCQANPGKIAFASSGNGTSVHMAAELFKAMTKCDMLHVPYRGSALAFPDIISNKVQLIFDNLPTALEQARGGSVRALGVTSPQRWPTVPDVPAIAETVPGYESVGFYGISAPKGTPPEIVELLNKAVGEALKDPKLVARLTETGGIPRAMTPAEFGKLVADETEKWRKVVEFAGVSVD, from the coding sequence ATGAAGCTGGCGCGTGCATTGCTGTTCGGACTGATCGTTGCCACGGGACTTGCGGCACAGCCGGCCGCGGCCGCCTATCCGGACCGCCCGATCCGCTGGCTGATCGGCTTCGCTCCGGGCGGCCCCGTCGACATCGTCGCCCGCATCATGGCGCAATGGCTGTCGGACCGTCTCGGCCAGCAGGTGGTGGTCGAGAACCGCACCGGCTCGGGCGGCAACATCGCCGCCGCCGCCGCGATCAACGCGCCGCCTGACGGCTACACGCTGTTGTTCGTCGCGCCGAACAACGCGATCAGCACCTCGCTGTACAAGAAGCTGCCTTATGATTTCATCCGCGACACGGTGCCGGTCGCCAGCATCATGCAGCTCACCAACATGCTGGTGGTCAGCAACGATGTTCCAGCGAAGACGGTGAAGGAGTTCATCGACTACTGCCAGGCCAATCCCGGCAAGATCGCTTTCGCCTCGTCCGGCAACGGCACCTCGGTGCACATGGCGGCCGAGCTGTTCAAGGCGATGACCAAGTGCGACATGCTGCACGTGCCCTATCGCGGCTCGGCGCTGGCCTTCCCCGACATCATCTCCAACAAGGTGCAGCTGATCTTCGACAACCTGCCGACGGCCCTGGAGCAGGCGCGCGGCGGCAGCGTCCGTGCGCTCGGCGTGACCTCGCCGCAGCGCTGGCCGACGGTGCCTGATGTGCCGGCGATCGCCGAGACCGTGCCGGGCTACGAATCGGTCGGCTTCTACGGCATCTCCGCGCCGAAGGGCACGCCGCCCGAGATCGTGGAGCTGCTCAACAAGGCCGTCGGCGAGGCGCTCAAGGACCCCAAGCTGGTGGCCCGACTCACCGAGACAGGCGGCATCCCCCGCGCGATGACGCCGGCCGAATTCGGCAAGCTCGTCGCCGACGAGACCGAGAAGTGGCGCAAGGTGGTCGAGTTCGCCGGGGTCTCGGTGGACTAG
- a CDS encoding sulfurtransferase TusA family protein, which yields MSITRLDLTGLKCPLPALKTRKALQSLRPGERLEVCCTDPLAAIDIPNLIRETGDRVEIVDRSDRAILFLIEKSAAPLE from the coding sequence ATGAGCATCACAAGGCTGGATCTGACGGGCTTGAAGTGTCCGCTGCCGGCACTGAAGACGCGCAAGGCGCTGCAGTCGCTGAGGCCGGGCGAGCGCCTGGAAGTCTGCTGCACCGATCCGCTGGCCGCGATCGACATTCCCAACTTGATTCGTGAAACCGGCGATCGAGTGGAGATCGTCGACCGCAGCGATCGCGCCATCTTGTTCTTGATCGAGAAGTCGGCGGCGCCGTTGGAATAA
- the mobB gene encoding molybdopterin-guanine dinucleotide biosynthesis protein B — protein sequence MKIIGLAGWSGAGKTTLLTRLIPHLNAQGLRVSVIKHAHHRFDVDTPGKDSWRHREAGAAEVLVASGTRWALMHELRGAPEPPLTDLLARLSPVDLVVIEGYKAGPHHRIEVHRAANGKPLLFPADPGIIAIASDVPVEGALPRAHLDDIPAIAALAREHAVPLAEIVALQDRAGIERWNS from the coding sequence ATGAAGATCATCGGCCTCGCCGGCTGGAGCGGCGCCGGCAAGACTACGCTGCTCACGCGGCTCATTCCGCACCTCAACGCGCAGGGGCTGCGCGTGTCCGTGATCAAGCACGCCCACCACCGGTTCGACGTCGATACCCCGGGCAAGGATTCCTGGCGGCACCGCGAGGCTGGAGCAGCCGAGGTCCTGGTCGCCTCCGGCACCCGCTGGGCCTTGATGCATGAATTGCGCGGCGCGCCGGAGCCTCCGCTGACCGATCTCCTCGCGCGGCTGTCGCCGGTCGATCTCGTCGTCATCGAAGGCTACAAGGCCGGCCCGCATCACAGGATCGAGGTGCATCGCGCGGCCAACGGCAAGCCGCTGCTCTTTCCTGCCGATCCCGGCATCATTGCGATCGCCAGTGACGTCCCAGTCGAGGGGGCTCTGCCGCGCGCCCATCTCGACGACATTCCCGCCATCGCTGCGTTGGCCCGCGAGCATGCCGTGCCGCTCGCGGAAATCGTGGCGCTGCAGGATCGGGCGGGAATCGAAAGATGGAACTCCTGA
- the istB gene encoding IS21-like element helper ATPase IstB, with translation MTSTTTPIDAARVELLLTELRLPSVKAIWPKLAAQSDKEGWPAARFLAALAEHEVADRGRRRIERHMLEARLPAGKTLASFDFDSVPTLSKAQVMALAAGDVWLESGANLLLFGPPGGGKSHLSAAIGLALVENGWRVLFTRTTDLVQRLQTARRELALEAAIAKLDRYDLLILDDITYVSKDQAETSVLFELIATRYERRSLLITANQPFGEWGRIFPDQAMTLAAVDRLVHHATIIEMNVESYRRKAALGRKRGAGRPPVHATPKEVESTAD, from the coding sequence ATGACCAGCACGACGACACCCATTGATGCCGCGCGCGTCGAGTTGCTGCTCACCGAGCTGCGCCTGCCGAGCGTCAAGGCGATCTGGCCAAAGCTCGCCGCGCAATCTGACAAGGAGGGCTGGCCCGCCGCGCGCTTCCTCGCAGCACTCGCCGAGCACGAGGTCGCCGATCGTGGTCGCCGCCGGATCGAACGGCACATGCTCGAAGCGCGCCTGCCTGCCGGCAAAACGCTCGCGAGCTTCGACTTCGACAGCGTGCCGACGCTGTCCAAGGCGCAGGTGATGGCGCTCGCCGCGGGCGACGTCTGGCTCGAGTCTGGCGCCAACCTGCTGCTGTTCGGTCCGCCCGGCGGCGGCAAGAGCCATCTCAGCGCGGCCATTGGCCTGGCCCTCGTCGAGAACGGCTGGCGCGTGTTGTTCACGCGCACGACCGATCTCGTGCAGCGGCTGCAGACGGCGCGGCGAGAGCTGGCGCTGGAAGCGGCCATCGCCAAGCTCGACCGCTACGATCTGCTGATCCTCGACGACATCACCTACGTGTCGAAAGATCAGGCCGAGACCAGCGTGCTGTTCGAACTGATAGCCACCCGCTACGAGCGGCGCTCGCTGCTCATCACGGCCAATCAGCCGTTCGGCGAGTGGGGCCGCATCTTCCCCGATCAGGCCATGACGCTCGCCGCCGTCGACCGTCTCGTCCACCACGCCACGATCATCGAGATGAACGTCGAGAGCTACCGCCGCAAGGCCGCCCTCGGCCGCAAGCGCGGCGCCGGCCGACCGCCGGTTCACGCCACACCGAAGGAGGTCGAAAGCACGGCTGATTGA
- the istA gene encoding IS21 family transposase produces MRLYMSYRLTLSAEAAAAKAGFSTASAYRIEADPRLPSQKQAPRGRRRPDPLAAYWDAEIEPILKAAPGIRAVGVLEELRRRHPDLNPNIRRTLERRITAWRAFNGPERDVIFRQEHEPGRLGLSDFTDAGVLGITIAGASLDHRLYHFRLAFSGFAHAHVVLGGESFVALAEGLQNALWALGGVPREHRSDSLSAAFRNLAIDAREDITQRYEQLMQHYGMVATRNNAGIAHENGSIESAHGHLKQALEDALLLRGTRDFADLDAYRAFVDMVVGRRNAHVVKRIAIEKEMLAPLPRGRTSDFEEKVIRVTSSGGFILRRVFYTMPSKLIGHRLRVRIFDDRLECFLGTTQVAMLRRGQPVSESRGGHVVDYRHVIHALRRKPMALANLVYRDQLFPRAAYRRAFETLQDRYDERHACKVTVEPLALAHERACEAELAEAIAADLDAGRLPDLATLRIRFRPEQASVPDVAVELAPLAAYDELASLGFAPMTSNTGDAA; encoded by the coding sequence ATGAGGCTATACATGAGTTACCGACTGACGTTATCGGCGGAGGCCGCGGCGGCCAAAGCCGGGTTTTCGACGGCGAGCGCCTACCGGATCGAGGCCGATCCGCGGCTGCCCTCGCAGAAGCAGGCGCCACGTGGCCGGCGCCGGCCTGATCCCCTGGCGGCCTATTGGGACGCGGAGATCGAGCCGATCCTGAAGGCCGCGCCCGGGATCCGAGCGGTTGGCGTGCTGGAGGAACTGCGCCGGCGCCATCCCGACCTCAATCCCAACATCCGGCGCACGCTGGAGCGGCGCATCACGGCTTGGCGCGCGTTCAATGGCCCCGAGCGGGACGTCATCTTCCGCCAGGAGCATGAGCCCGGGCGGCTCGGCCTGTCGGACTTCACCGACGCCGGCGTGCTGGGCATCACCATCGCAGGCGCGTCCCTCGACCACCGGCTCTATCACTTCCGGTTGGCGTTCTCCGGCTTCGCGCACGCTCATGTCGTGCTCGGCGGCGAGAGCTTCGTCGCATTGGCCGAGGGCCTGCAGAACGCGCTGTGGGCGCTCGGCGGCGTCCCCAGAGAACATCGCAGCGACAGCCTGTCGGCGGCGTTCCGCAACCTCGCCATCGATGCGCGCGAGGACATCACGCAACGCTACGAGCAACTGATGCAGCATTACGGCATGGTGGCGACCCGCAACAATGCCGGCATCGCGCATGAGAACGGTTCGATCGAGAGCGCGCATGGCCATCTCAAGCAGGCACTGGAGGACGCGCTGCTGCTGCGGGGCACGCGCGACTTCGCCGATCTCGACGCCTACCGTGCCTTCGTCGACATGGTCGTCGGCCGGCGCAACGCCCATGTCGTCAAGCGGATCGCGATCGAGAAGGAGATGCTGGCACCGCTGCCGCGAGGTCGCACCAGCGACTTCGAGGAGAAGGTGATCCGCGTGACGTCGTCGGGCGGCTTCATCCTGCGCCGCGTTTTCTACACGATGCCCTCGAAGCTGATCGGCCATCGTCTGCGCGTGCGCATCTTCGATGATCGCCTCGAATGCTTCCTCGGCACCACGCAGGTCGCGATGCTCAGGCGAGGCCAGCCTGTGTCGGAAAGCCGGGGCGGACACGTCGTCGATTATCGTCACGTCATCCATGCCCTGCGCCGCAAGCCGATGGCACTTGCCAATCTCGTCTACCGCGATCAGCTGTTCCCGCGGGCAGCCTACCGACGCGCGTTCGAGACGCTGCAGGACAGATATGACGAGCGTCATGCCTGCAAGGTCACGGTCGAGCCCCTTGCTCTCGCTCACGAGCGGGCCTGCGAGGCCGAGCTCGCCGAGGCCATTGCCGCCGATCTCGATGCGGGACGGCTGCCGGATCTCGCCACGCTCCGCATCCGCTTCCGCCCCGAACAGGCATCAGTCCCCGACGTCGCCGTCGAGCTTGCTCCGCTCGCCGCCTACGACGAACTGGCGTCCCTGGGCTTTGCGCCGATGACCTCGAACACGGGAGATGCAGCATGA